From a single Vanacampus margaritifer isolate UIUO_Vmar chromosome 15, RoL_Vmar_1.0, whole genome shotgun sequence genomic region:
- the tmbim4 gene encoding protein lifeguard 4 yields MSSENYPRSSIEDDFNYGTNVASASVHIRMAFLRKVYTLLSLQILLTTGTSALFMFSQTIKDFVHASPAVVLGSALGSLVLLLALAVYRHKHPVNLYLLLVFTLLEAISVATALTFYEYSTVLQALFLTCAVFAGLTAYTFQSKRDFTKLGAALFSCLWILLIASVMRVFFNSDSTELLFAGTGALVFCGFIIYDTHMLMKQLSPEEHILASINLYLDIVNLFLHILRILDSMKKH; encoded by the exons ATGAGTAGTGAAAATTACCCGAGGTCTTCGATTGAAGATGACTTCAACTATGGCACAAATGTTGCTTCAGCCAGTGTACATATACGTATGG CTTTCCTGCGGAAGGTGTATACCCTCCTGAGCTTGCAAATCCTTCTGACGACGGGCACGTCTGCCCTGTTTATGTTCTCTCAGACCATAAAGGACTTTGTCCATGCCAG CCCCGCTGTTGTTTTGGGTTCTGCTCTGGGCTCTTTGGTCCTGCTTCTGGCCTTGGCCGTGTACAGACACAAGCATCCAGTCAACCTCTACCTGCTGCTTGTATTC ACTTTACTGGAGGCGATCTCAGTGGCCACTGCTT TGACCTTCTATGAGTACTCCACCGTGCTCCAAGCCTTGTTCCTGACCTGTGCCGTGTTTGCCGGACTGACCGCCTACACCTTCCAGTCCAAGAGAGACTTCACCAAACTGGGAGCAGC CCTTTTTTCCTGCTTGTGGATCCTCCTAATTGCAAGCGTTATGAGG GTGTTTTTCAACAGCGACAGCACAGAGCTGCTATTCGCTGGGACCGGTGCGCTCGTCTTCTGCGGTTTCATCATCTACGACACCCACATGCTGATGAAGCAGCTCTCCCCCGAGGAGCACATCTTGGCCTCCATCAATCTCTACCTGGACATCGTCAACCTCTTCCTTCACATTTTGCGTATCCTGGACTCGATGAAGAAGCACTAA